From the genome of Aspergillus fumigatus Af293 chromosome 1, whole genome shotgun sequence, one region includes:
- a CDS encoding molybdopterin cofactor biosynthetic protein: protein MSESLLATRRVAFRLSPRSYRQLVPRARQHSRIATAAVEPSTTSHDTTYPLNPSSPSSPSARWTALRSARPFSDFLTDSFNRQHDYLRISVTERCNLRCVYCMPEEGVPLSPPAHLLTTPEIVYLSSLFVSQGVTKIRLTGGEPTVRKDIVPLMRSIGELRRNGLRELCLTTNGISLHRKLEDMVEAGLTGVNLSLDTLDPFQFQIMTRRKGFEAVMKSIERILELNRAGAGITLKINCVVMRGINDREILPFVELGRDSPIEVRFIEYMPFDGNKWSQGKMVSYQEMLAMIREKYPSLEKVVGHKNDTSKTYRIPGFQGRVGFITSMTHNFCGTCNRLRITSDGNLKVCLFGNTEVSLRDIIRKENDGQPIDETTLKELQLLESAEAAARIQDQGGEVNQRERELLDLIGMAVKRKKAKHAGMGELKHMKNRPMILIDSEYHRNTTSANIPLHLLPLHTSPFKLQARHYHKRSNNSAPDSRPEHKPEPAPAAPAAPSSPSPSLPTTSDPDLPHLTPSQTVHMTQITEKPITARSATASCLVHFSNARPHELLRKGLTKKGDVFSVARIAGIMAAKKTPDLIPLCHPSIGITGVEVDVTLVDPAPLPGPGSLPGSQASSGTRMRYGAMRVVATVSCAGRTGVEMEAMTATVGAALTVYDMLKAVDKGMVIGDVQLLEKKGGKSGHWVRDEQVKEDP from the exons ATGAGTGAGTCTCTCCTGGCCACGCGGCGAGTCGCCTTTCGGCTCTCCCCGCGCAGCTATCGCCAGCTAGTACCAAGAGCTCGTCAACACAGCAGAATCGCCACGGCAGCTGTAGAACCATCGACAACAAGCCACGACACTACGTACCCTCTCAACccttcctcgccctcctcacCGTCCGCAAGATGGACAGCCCTTCGATCCGCCAGACCCTTCTCCGACTTCCTCACCGACAGCTTCAACCGCCAACATGACTACCTCCGCATCAGCGTCACCGAACGCTGCAACCTCCGCTGTGTATACTGCATGCCTGAAGAAGGGGTCCCGCTCTCCCCACCTGCGCACCTCCTCACCACCCCGGAAATCGTGTACCTGTCGTCGCTGTTCGTGTCGCAAGGCGTGACCAAGATCCGGCTGACGGGCGGCGAGCCGACAGTCCGTAAGGACATCGTTCCGCTTATGCGGTCGATTGGCGAGCTGCGGCGGAACGGGCTGCGGGAGTTGTGTCTGACGACGAACGGGATCTCATTGCATCGGAAGCTGGAGGATATGGTTGAGGCGGGGCTAACGGGTGTGAATCTCAGTCTGGACACGCTGGACCCGTTCCAGTTTCAGATTATGACACGGAGAAAAGGGTTTGAGGCGGTGATGAAGAGCATCGAGCGCATTCTGGAGTTGAACCGGGCTGGTGCGGGGATCACGTTGAAGATCAACTGCGTGGTTATGCGGGGGATCAACGATCGCGAGATTCTTCCGTTTGTGGAGCTGGGGCGGGACAGTCCCATCGAGGTGCGGTTCATCGAGTACATGCCCTTTGACGGGAATAAATGGAGCCAGGGCAAGATGGTCTCGTAccaggagatgctggcgATGATCCGGGAGAAGTACCCGTCtctggagaaggtggtcgGGCACAAGAATGATACCAGCAAGACGTACCGGATCCCTGGCTTCCAGGGCCGGGTTGGGTTTATCACGAGTATGACGCATAATTTCTGCGGCACCTGCAATCGGCTGCGCATCACCAGCGACGGGAACCTGAAAGTCTGCCTGTTCGGCAATACGGAGGTGTCGCTGCGTGATATCATtcggaaggagaatgatGGTCAGCCGATTGATGAAACTACACTAAAAGAACTGCAGCTTCTTGAGTCTGCGGAAGCGGCCGCTCGCATCCAGGACCAGGGCGGGGAGGTCAATCAGAGAGAGCGAGAGCTCCTTGATCTGATCGGGATGGCGGTTAAGCGCAAAAAAGCCAAGCACGCTGGCATGGGCGAACTGAAGCATATGAAGAATCGGCCGATGATACTTATTG ATAGTGAATACCACAGAAATACGACATCAGCCAATATCccccttcatctcctgccCCTGCATACCTCGCCGTTCAAACTCCAGGCTCGTCACTATCATAAGCGCAGCAATAACAGCGCCCCCGACTCTCGTCCCGAACACAAGCCAgaaccagctccagcagctccagcagctccatcgtcaccatcaccgtccCTTCCAACAACCTCCGACCCCGACCTCCCGCACCTCACCCCTTCCCAAACCGTGCACATGACCCAGATCACCGAAAAACCCATCACAGCTCGATCCGCAACAGCAAGCTGCCTCGTTCACTTCTCCAACGCACGACCACAcgagctcctccgcaaggGCCTCACCAAGAAAGGCGACGTGTTCAGCGTCGCCCGCATCGCGGGGATAATGGCCGCCAAGAAAACGCCGGACCTGATCCCGCTTTGCCATCCGAGTATTGGGATTACGGGAGTGGAGGTCGATGTTACGCTTGTTGATCCTGCTCCTCTGCCTGGACCTGGTTCTCTGCCGGGTTCGCAAGCGAGCTCTGGGACGAGAATGAGGTATGGGGCGATGCGAGTAGTTGCGACGGTTAGTTGTGCAGGCCGAACAGGTGTGGAGATGGAGGCGATGACGGCGACGGTGGGGGCTGCGTTGACAGTGTATGATATGTTGAAGGCTGTGGATAAGGGGATGGTGATTGGGGACGTGcagttgctggagaagaaggggggAAAGAGCGGGCATTGGGTGAGAGATGAACAAGTAAAGGAGGATCCTTGA
- a CDS encoding ESCRT-I subunit protein VPS28, producing MYAQRPLSYAPTPYSYTPNPALSATINLDEEVKLASSSAERDLHESLAEIYSIIVTLDGLEKAYIKDVVTEAEYTETCTRLLKQYKSSLGDETVAAEFVDLETFKRTWGLECPRATERLRIGLPATVEQASHGTPSGNAGPTTGGPVGGASGSLILTATENFITFLDALKLNMVSKDALHPLLSEVIQSVNKVTDRDFENRGKIIQWLITLNQMRATEELSEEQARELAFDIEQAYQGFKSTLG from the exons ATGTATGCTCAACGCCCTCTTTCCTATGCACCTACACCTTACAGCTACACGCCTAACCCGGCGCTGTCGGCGACTATCAATCTCGATGAG GAAGTGAAACTAgcctccagctccgcggAACGTGACCTACATGAATCGCTGGCCGAGATTTACAGTATTATCGTCACACTTGATGGACTCGAGAAGGCATATATCAAGGATGTGGTCACAGAGGCGGAATACACCGAGACATGTACCCGGCTACTAAAGCAGTACAAGTCCAGTTTAGGCGATGAGACCGTCGCAGCGGAGTTTGTTGATCTGGAAACCTTCAAGCGGACATGGGGG CTGGAATGTCCCCGCGCGACTGAGCGTCTCCGCATCGGCCTTCCCGCAACAGTCGAGCAAGCCTCTCACGGAACACCTTCAGGCAACGCAGGCCCAACGACCGGAGGTCCTGTTGGCGGCGCTTCAGGTAGCCTCATTCTGACGGCTACCGAGAACTTCATTACGTTCCTGGACGCACTGAAGCTGAACATGGTGTCCAAAGATGCACTTCACCCGCTACTGTCTGAAGTCATTCAATCCGTAAACAAAGTGACGGATAGGGACTTTGAGAACCGCGGCAAAATCATTCAGTGGCTGATCACATTGAACCAGATGCGCGCAACAGAGGAACTAAGCGAGGAACAGGCGCGGGAGTTGGCCTTTGACATTGAGCAGGCTTATCAGGGATTCAAGTCGACGCTGGGCTGA
- a CDS encoding S-adenosylmethionine-dependent methyltransferase: MISADHDEPLHVLDLPQIYSKPSGTDLLRALDLLAVKPRGFSTSAGQEAVKSRTVEPSGVTHYLTSIVSSSLSWLDTDELREAIWDTAAARLSERAGRTAMPAMSRSFTIPTSSDEELTLTLHEPSLTADNLGMKTWVSSYLLSRRLHTLLDVAPALVPSSSTTPKSDRTLRALELGAGTGLVGLSFAALRGSSATIHLTDLPDIVPNLAHNVSLNVELLTRTDAAVTTGVLDWSVAPSPPPREEQYDLILAADPLYSPKHPKWLVDTIGHWLRRGLDARVVVEMPLRDAYLPQVQEFRQRMQQLGLAVVEEGEEVGYDDWEGADGVALEVRCWWSVWGWSEKL, encoded by the exons ATGATCAGTGCCGATCATGACGAGCCTCTCCATG TGCTCGACCTGCCTCAGATCTACAGCAAACCCTCCGGCACCGACCTTCTCCGAgctctcgaccttctcgcAGTCAAACCACGCGGTTTCAGCACCAGCGCTGGCCAAGAAGCGGTGAAGAGCAGAACAGTCGAACCAAGCGGAGTAACCCACTATCTGACGTCCATCGTCTCCAGCTCTCTTTCATGGCTCGATACTGATGAACTGCGGGAGGCCATTTGGgacactgctgctgctcggTTGAGCGAGCGGGCAGGGCGCACCG CCATGCCAGCCATGTCCCGATCCTTCACAATCCCTACCTCATCGGACGAGGAGCTCACGCTGACACTGCATGAGCCCTCATTGACCGCTGACAACCTAGGCATGAAAACCTGGGTCTCATCGTACCTCCTCTCCCGACGCCTTCACACACTTCTCGATGTCGCTCCAGCGCTTGTACCCTCGTCATCAACGACTCCCAAGTCAGACAGGACGCTCCGAGCGCTGGAGCTGGGCGCCGGGACCGGGCTGGTGGGCCTTTCCTTTGCAGCTCTCCGCGGCAGCTCGGCGACAATCCATCTCACAGACCTACCTGACATCGTACCAAATCTAGCCCATAACGTCTCCCTAAACGTCGAACTGCTCACAAGAACGGATGCAGCCGTCACAACAGGGGTACTGGACTGGTCTGTGgcgccatcaccaccaccaaggGAAGAACAGTACGACCTCATTCTGGCTGCGGATCCGTTGTACTCGCCCAAGCATCCTAAGTGGCTGGTTGACACGATCGGTCACTGGCTAAGACGCGGACTGGACGCTCGCGTTGTGGTCGAAATGCCTCTGCGCGATGCATACCTACCTCAGGTGCAAGAATTCCGGCAACGTATGCAACAGTTAGGCTTAgctgttgttgaagaaggcgaggaggtcGGGTACGACGACTGGGAAGGAGCGGACGGGGTTGCGCTTGAGGTCCGATGCTGGTGGTCAGTCTGGGGATGGAGCGAGAAGCTCTAG
- the rok1 gene encoding RNA-dependent ATPase ROK1: protein MDAFKLLTRATKLKSGAAPSSTQSLTRLPSTGKAANPQLFRSSEADKVLEEASHGKKRKRVAGPEAAELDDDDDAELNFFGSSKARRSSASMAKEQAKEQQEQQEHRDDTSDADDVDEMDEVQCRTVLNAHKIKVTDMRDLEEIQPVRIESEEPKKKKKKTKQQEESTPALTKKEQKKARRVYPQPLVSFKELRTRYKISRRLAENIAEQGFTVPTEVQLGTLPLLLGGFKASGNSKSAESIEPDLLVVAPTGSGKTLSFLIPVINKIVRHHHEQEKERGIFSVIVAPTKELASQIVNEGRKLVHGTGVKITLMKKGMRVVDREDDDDENSHSEDSEEGSDSEQDEPSTTRKKKGKAPITKSDILVTTPLLLVNALSANRTKPMATLPLVRNIVLDEADVLLDELFREQTLDIWRACTHPELRASLWSATMGSNIEDLAKSTIKERKQAYDQTKSYPLLRLVVGLKDSAIPNIEHKLVYAATEQGKLLGLRQLLHPAAASVSDVRLRPPFLIFTQTIPRAIALHSELRYDIPAEAGGSSRIAVLHSDLSDGQRSEIMKNFRKGEIWILVTTDLLARGVDFRGINGVVNYDIPNSAAVYVHRVGRTGRAGREGGIAVTYYTKEDIPYVKSIANIIDVSEKLRGKDGEKSIQKWLLDALPDLSKKDKKELKKHGVKARQSTLKSVKDDKEHRRTRISTKSGYDRRMENKKKALIAASRNRKSKTQSTDPGSDDESWDGLDG, encoded by the coding sequence ATGGACGCCTTTAAGTTGCTGACAAGGGCAACCAAGTTGAAGAGTGGCGCCGCCCCATCATCAACGCAGAGCTTGACCCGTCTCCCGTCTACGGGCAAGGCGGCGAACCCGCAGCTCTTccgtagctcagaggctgACAAGGTTCTGGAAGAAGCGAGCcatgggaagaagaggaagagagtagCTGGTCCGGAGGCAGCTGAgttggatgatgatgatgatgcggagcTGAACTTTTTCGGCTCGAGTAAGGCTCGGCGGTCTAGTGCTTCGAtggccaaggagcaggcGAAGGaacagcaggagcagcaagagcacCGGGATGATACGtccgatgctgatgatgttgatgagatGGATGAGGTGCAGTGTCGTACTGTGCTGAATGCGCACAAAATCAAAGTCACGGATATGCGTGACTTGGAGGAAATCCAGCCTGTGCGTATTGAAAGTGAggagccgaagaagaaaaagaagaaaacgaagCAGCAGGAAGAGTCTACGCCGGCGCTCACTAAAAAGGAGCAGAAAAAGGCTCGCAGAGTTTATCCTCAGCCGCTTGTTTCGTTCAAGGAGTTGCGCACCCGGTACAAGATTTCTCGACGGCTTGCCGAGAATATCGCCGAACAAGGGTTTACCGTGCCTACGGAAGTTCAGCTGGGTActctgccactgctgctTGGGGGTTTCAAAGCTTCCGGGAATTCAAAAAGTGCTGAGAGCATTGAACCAGACTTATTGGTTGTTGCTCCAACCGGAAGTGGAAAGACGCTGTCTTTCCTGATTCCTGTGATCAACAAGATAGTCCGCCACCACCAtgagcaagagaaagagcGTGGTATCTTCTCTGTCATCGTCGCACCCACAAAAGAGCTTGCAAGTCAGATCGTGAACGAGGGAAGGAAGTTGGTCCATGGGACTGGGGTGAAGATTACACTAATGAAAAAGGGCATGCGAGTGGTGGACcgcgaagatgatgacgatgaaaaCAGTCACAGCGAAGATAGCGAAGAAGGCTCGGATTCCGAACAGGACGAACCATCCACTacaaggaaaaagaaagggaaagctCCTATTACCAAAAGCGATATCCTCGTCACTACGCCGTTACTTTTGGTTAATGCGCTCTCAGCCAACCGAACCAAACCTATGGCTACTCTACCTCTGGTCAGGAATATTGTGCTTGACGAAGCAGATGTCCTGCTAGACGAGCTCTTCCGCGAGCAGACCCTTGACATTTGGCGCGCCTGCACGCACCCCGAGCTCCGAGCAAGTCTGTGGTCAGCTACCATGGGATCCAACATTGAAGATCTCGCCAAAAGCACGATCAAGGAGCGGAAACAAGCCTACGATCAAACAAAGTCATATCCCTTGCTTCGTCTTGTCGTAGGGTTGAAGGACTCTGCCATCCCGAATATCGAGCACAAGCTGGTCTATGCCGCAACGGAACAGGGAAAACTCCTGGGTCTACGACAGCTACTACATCCAGCAGCGGCCTCGGTTTCTGATGTCCGCCTCCGCCCTCCCTTCCTGATTTTCACCCAGACCATCCCCAGAGCTATCGCCCTACATTCTGAACTGCGGTATGATATTCCCGCCGAGGCCGGCGGCTCCTCACGAATCGCAGTCCTCCACTCAGATCTTTCAGACGGTCAACGCTCCGAGATCATGAAGAACTTCCGCAAAGGTGAAATCTGGATCCTCGTGACGACGGATCTGTTGGCGCGCGGCGTGGACTTCCGGGGCATCAACGGAGTCGTCAATTACGACATTCCGAATTCGGCTGCGGTCTACGTCCACCGGGTTGGGCGAACTGGCCGGGCTGGTCGTGAGGGTGGCATTGCAGTGACTTACTACACCAAAGAAGATATCCCATACGTGAAGAGCATTGCCAACATCATCGATGTCAGCGAGAAGCTGCGTGGCAAGGACGGAGAGAAATCCATTCAGAAGTGGTTGTTGGATGCACTGCCGGacttgagcaagaaggacaagaaggagctgaagaaACATGGCGTCAAGGCCCGACAGTCTACCCTCAAGAGCGTCAAAGATGACAAGGAGCACCGGAGGACAAGGATCAGCACCAAGAGCGGATATGATCGACGGatggagaacaagaagaaggcccTCATTGCAGCCAGCCGCAACAGAAAGTCCAAAACGCAGTCTACGGACCCTGGTAGCGACGACGAGAGCTGGGATGGCCTCGACGGCTAG
- a CDS encoding mRNA-binding ribosome synthesis protein NOC2, which translates to MAGSQKKSTKKFEKKHLKDVLERRKANAKIKQRIHLKEKRRADNARGRENGDVEEESPEERKKQNAFAEMNVDDFFAGGFEIADADTDKGKSRRKDVTPKIGKRKRSEEQKEEDEEASSVASSEEEEDGGVSDDDAASQASSAPDDFEAHKNQLQALKDKDPEFYKYLKENDSELLDFGEHGDLTEVLELSEDEAEEGPAKKKKKAAKDEGEEAADNTLTIAMVKKWQKLMEEQNSIRAMRQAVLAFRCAAYINEAETQEQKYSISDPDVYHQVLVTGLGTVPKVLAHHLPVKETASGKVRVSLDSKKFKTLTPLIKSHTSSVHQLLVNLSDASTLKLTLSSIEPMLPYLLQFRKLLKVLIKTIVGIWADVSTTEATRITGFLLLRKLMVIGDSGLKETVLKASYEGVVKGSRNTTVHTLSGVNLMKNSAAELWGIDQNISYTTGFSFIRQLAMHLRSSITNTSKESYKTIYNWQYTHSLDFWSRVLSQHCDGLVEAKAGKQSALRPLIYPVVQITLGAMRLIPTATYFPLRFQLTRALLRLSRATGTYVPLAPALLEVLNAAEMRKPPKSSTLKQLDFSTAIRAPKSYLRTRIYQDGVGEQVAELLSEFFVLWTKHIAFPELSVPIVVALKRWLKQVGSRTTGNKNAKVNQAILLLVQKVEANARWIEEKRLNVTYTPRNRAEVESFLKDVDWESTPLGAFVKTQRKLREEKAAILEQGRREEEKRRAAEKKADEDEMMEDAPSDDDGSEASSGEEEEEEEEEEEEEEEEEEEEEEEEEEEEEFEEE; encoded by the coding sequence ATGGCTGGAAGTCAAAAGAAGTCCACAAAGAAATTCGAGAAAAAGCATCTGAAAGATGTACTCGAACGGCGCAAGGCGAACGCGAAGATTAAGCAGCGCATTCATCTCAAAGAAAAACGCAGGGCTGACAATGCCCGGGGGCGTGAGaatggagatgttgaggaggagagtccCGAGGAACGTAAAAAGCAGAATGCCTTTGCGGAAATGAACGTCGACGATTTTTTCGCGGGCGGATTCGAAATTGCAGACGCCGATACAGACAAGGGCAAGTCTCGGAGGAAAGATGTTACCCCCAAGATCGGCAAACGGAAGCGGTCAGAGgaacagaaggaagaggacgaggaagcctCATCTGTAGCCTCAAgtgaagaggaggaagatggtgGCGTATCCGACGATGATGCGGCGTCTCAGGCCAGCAGCGCACCGGATGACTTTGAGGCGCACAAGAACCAGCTTCAAGCGCTGAAGGACAAAGATCCTGAATTCTACAAGTATCTGAAGGAGAACGATTCGGAGCTGCTGGACTTCGGTGAACACGGAGATCTTACTGAGGTCCTCGAGCTGAGTGAGGATGAGGCGGAAGAAGGGcctgcaaagaagaagaaaaaggcggCTAAGgatgagggcgaggaggctgcAGACAATACGCTCACGATTGCGATGGTCAAGAAGTGGCAGAAGTTGATGGAGGAACAAAACTCGATCCGCGCTATGCGGCAAGCTGTGCTCGCTTTCCGCTGTGCAGCGTACATCAACGAGGCGGAAACTCAAGAGCAAAAGTACTCAATCTCGGACCCGGATGTATACCATCAAGTTCTTGTGACGGGACTTGGTACGGTACCAAAGGTGCTCGCGCATCATCTCCCAGTGAAGGAGACGGCCTCCGGAAAAGTCAGGGTGTCTCTGGATtcgaagaaattcaagaccCTCACACCCCTCATCAAGTCGCATACATCCTCAGTTCATCAGTTGCTCGTCAATCTCTCCGATGCATCGACACTCAAGTTGACTCTTTCGTCCATTGAACCGATGCTACCCTATCTGCTTCAGTTCAGAAAACTCCTGAAAGTTCTCATCAAGACGATTGTCGGCATCTGGGCTGATGTCTCGACGACGGAGGCAACCCGGATCACAGGCTTCCTGCTGCTTCGCAAACTCATGGTCATTGGCGACTCCGGCCTCAAGGAGACGGTCCTCAAGGCCTCGTATGAAGGAGTGGTCAAGGGCAGCCGGAACACAACCGTCCACACGCTCTCCGGAGTCAACCTGATGAAGAACTCGGCCGCCGAGCTCTGGGGCATCGACCAAAACATCTCGTACACGACAGgcttcagcttcatccgGCAACTTGCCATGCACCTCCGCAGCAGCATCACCAACACCTCCAAGGAATCTTACAAGACCATCTACAACTGGCAGTACACGCACTCGCTGGACTTCTGGTCGCGCGTCCTCTCCCAGCACTGCGACGGTCTCGTCGAAGCTAAAGCCGGAAAGCAATCCGCCCTGCGGCCCCTCATCTACCCCGTCGTCCAGATCACCCTCGGCGCGATGCGCCTCATCCCCACCGCAACCTACTTCCCACTCCGCTTCCAGCTCACTCGcgccctcctccgcctctccCGTGCCACAGGCACCTACGTGCCCCTAGCCCCGGCCCTCCTCGAGGTCCTCAACGCAGCCGAGATGCGCAAGCCCCCTAAATCCAGCACCCTCAAGCAACTCGACTTCAGCACCGCCATCCGCGCCCCGAAATCCTACCTCCGCACGCGCATCTACCAGGATGGCGTCGGCGAACAGGTCGCCGAGCTGCTCTCCGAGTTCTTCGTCCTCTGGACCAAACATATCGCCTTCCCCGAGCTCTCCGTCCCCATCGTCGTCGCCCTGAAGCGCTGGCTGAAGCAGGTCGGCTCCCGCACGACCGGCAACAAGAATGCAAAGGTCAACCAGGCTATCTTGCTGCTTGTGCAGAAGGTCGAGGCCAACGCGCGCTGgatcgaggagaagaggctGAATGTCACGTATACGCCGCGCAATCGCGCCGAGGTCGAGTCGTTCCTGAAAGATGTGGATTGGGAGTCGACACCTTTGGGTGCGTTTGTCAAGACGCAGCGGAAgttgagggaggagaaggctgcTATTCTGGAACAGGGACGgcgcgaggaggagaaacgacgcgcggcggagaagaaggccgatgaggatgagatgatggaggatgcgcctagtgatgatgatggaagtgAAGCTTCGTCtggcgaagaggaggaagaagaggaggaggaagaagaggaggaggaagaagaagaggaggaagaagaagaggaggaggaggaagaggaagagtttGAGGAAGAGTAG
- a CDS encoding putative MFS hexose transporter encodes MAPAAAHATDGILSTIDLKSIPSFWRRKNGILLYFLLTSSLLASAALGIDGSMTNGMQVLQSWQDRFGHPTGSKLGFFGAANAIGGVIPFIFLGWIGDKFGRRLPTALGSVIIIVGVLVEFFATSLDMYIGGKIVLGVGSSLIQMGAPVLVTELSHPKERVQITTFYNTSIVLGYVIGAWATFGCYRISSQWSWRLPTLIQIIPSAYQFCLIWFCPESPRWLIAKGRLQEARAILVKYHGECDPNSELVDFECAEIQQAIAKEAENNMTWKDFFSSVPNLKRIFLCFATAVFSQSSGNLLVSNYLTQILKDTSLKTEFEITLVNGMVTLWQYIVAITVTLIIDRFKRRFFFLTGSGGVLVTFIVWTIAAQRYLETGSLAAGRLVLACIFVFQAFYTLAWTNLIVTYPLEIVTYQMRAKTWAFVLLTIQVSSIFGGYVNPIGLKNIGWKFYIYYCVWVAIVFAVVYFFFVETAGPTLEELTYLFEGQEEKKQLARKIEELKQDVHVSEHVEKLRGL; translated from the exons ATGGCTCCCGCTGCTGCCCATGCTACCGATGGCATCTTATCGACAATCGACCTGAAGTCAATTCCCTCTTTCTGGCGTCGGAAGAATGGTATTTTACTCTACTTCCTGCTCACCTCGTCCCTCCTGGCGAGTGCAGCTCTAGGCATTGATGGG TCGATGACGAACGGCATGCAGGTCTTGCAATCCTGGCAAGATAGGTTCGGCCACCCGACCGGTTCCAAATTGGGATTCTTCGGTGCGGCCAACGCAATTGGAGGTGTCATTCCTTTTATCTTTCTCGGCTGGATTGGAGACAAGTTCGGGCGACGTCTTCCTACAGCCTTGGGAtcggtgatcatcatcgtcgggGTCCTCGTTGAGTTCTTTGCCACCTCGTTGGACATGTACATTGGTGGGAAGATCGTGCTGGGCGTGGGCTCCTCGCTCATCCAGATGGGCGCCCCCGTGCTGGTGACCGAGTTGTCGCATCCCAAAGAACGAGTGCAAATCACCACTTTCTACAACACCTCCATCGTACTAGGGTATGTGATTGGTGCCTGGGCGACTTTCGGGTGCTACCGCATCAGCAGCCAATGGTCCTGGAGGCTGCCCACCCTCATCCAGATCATCCCATCGGCCTATCAATTCTGCCTCATCTGGTTTTGCCCGGAATCCCCTCGATGGCTGATTGCCAAGGGTCGGCTGCAGGAAGCACGCGCGATCTTGGTCAAATACCACGGAGAATGTGATCCCAACTCCGAGCTAGTTGACTTCGAGTGCGCAGAGATCCAGCAAGCGATCGCAAAGGAAGCGGAGAACAACATGACGTGGAAGgacttcttctcctccgtgCCCAATCTCAAGCGGATCTTCCTCTGTTTTGCTACCGCAGTCTTCAGTCAGAGTTCGGGCAACCTTCTCGTGTCAAACTATCTGACGCAGATCCTGAAGGACACCAGCTTGAAGACCGAGTTTGAGATAACCCTGGTGAACGGCATGGTCACCTTGTGGCAGTATATTGTCGCCATCACCGTGACCTTGATCATTGACCGATTCAAGCgacgcttcttcttcctcacaGGCTCCGGAGGCGTGCTGGTCACATTCATCGTGTGGACCATTGCGGCGCAGCGCTACCTGGAAACCGGCTCGTTGGCGGCGGGACGACTCGTGCTCGCCTGTATCTTTGTTTTCCAGGCCTTTTACACCCTTGCCTGGACCAATTTGATCGTCACCTATCCCTTGGAGATCGTGACGTATCAGATGCGCGCGAAGACGTGGGCCTTTGTCTTGCTGACCATCCAGGTGTCATCCATTTTTGGCGGCTATGTCAATCCCATCGGGCTGAAAAATATCGGCTGGAAATTTTACATCTATTACTGTGTATGGGTCGCCATCGTATTCGCCGTCGTGTATTTCTTCTTTGTGGAGACTGCTGGGCCgacgctggaggagttgaCGTACCTTTTCGAGGGccaagaggagaagaagcagttggCGCGGAAGATTGAGGAGCTTAAGCAGGATGTTCATGTATCAGAGCATGTCGAAAAGCTTAGGGGCCTGTAG